The nucleotide sequence CCGACAACGACTGCGCCACCACCGGGTTGCTTAGGCGGCCAGTGGCCTCCACCGTAGCCGTTACCAGCACGTTGCCAGTAGGGTTGGTGACGCCCGGAGCGTCCGGATACTTGATGTTTTGTTGAAAAAATGCGCCCAATGCCATGGCACCGCCCGGAAACTGCGGAGCTACATCGGGGCGGTTGGCGGCTGGGCGAGCTTGTACCTGCATACGGCCAGCCTTCAGTTCCACGGGTTTCGAGGAAGGAGCAGCAGACTGTTGGGCCACCGCTACCGGGGCAGAACCTACAAGGAGAGCCAGAAAGAAAAGCTGTTTCATAGCAGACAAAGTAGCGTGTAAACCGGCGGCCGTAGGAACCCATAGGCAACCCGTTTGGCAACAAGCACAACGAGTTACCTTAAGAACATTGCTACACCCGGCCAGAAGCACTGCATCTGGTTGGTGTGAGCAAGAGCCACAGGAAACCACGGAATTTTCCGCGTTGCAAACCGCAAAGGTACGTACGCTTCTCCCTAAACAACCCTTACCCAACAGGGTTCAATTCTGTTACAAGTCGGGGCCGCGAAATTGCGAGTAATCCGATGAATGTTATCAGCCCGTTCAAAATCAGAATTTCGAAGCCAAACTCGTAGCCCCACCACGCCTTGGAATTGGCGTTGATGAAGTAGGTTAGCAGGGGGGCGGCCACGCAAATAGCCGGCACCAACCGGTCGTGGAGGGCGCGGCCCGTAAACAAGCCGAAGGCGTAGAGCCCCAGCAGCGGGCCATAGGTGTAGCCCGCCGCCTTGAATACCGCCGTAATTACGCTCTGGTCGTTGATGGCCCGGAAGATTAGGATAATCAGAATCAGCACCAGCGAAAAGCCGAAATGCGTGAGCTGGCGCACTTGCCGCTGCTTGTTTTCCTCGTATTGCTTGATGTCGAGCATGTCCACGCAAAACGAGGTGGTAAGGGCCGTAAGGGCCGAGTCGGCGGAGGCGTACGTCACGGCAATGATGCCCAGAATAAACACGACGCCCGCAAACAGCGTGAAATGGTTGGTAGCCAGCAGCGGGAATACGTTGTCGCCAATGACTTTGCCGGTGGCAGGATTGGTAGGTAGTGCAATGCCTTTAGCTGCCGCATACTGATACAACAGCACCCCGAGGGAGAGGAAAAAC is from Hymenobacter tibetensis and encodes:
- a CDS encoding energy transducer TonB — translated: MKQLFFLALLVGSAPVAVAQQSAAPSSKPVELKAGRMQVQARPAANRPDVAPQFPGGAMALGAFFQQNIKYPDAPGVTNPTGNVLVTATVEATGRLSNPVVAQSLSAAQDAEALRVVALLPAFKPATRKGQPVPVQISLPVPFGNGQILKVEQGNNKD